One segment of Streptomyces sp. NBC_00576 DNA contains the following:
- a CDS encoding zinc-dependent metalloprotease, with product MTSIGGAASAGMVDWNLAVATATRLVRPGPEVSRDEARAIVSELRRHAKASEEHVRGFTRMGTDAAHDTPVLVVDRPGWVRANVAGFREVLRPLLDKMQERRGSSPGGAVLGAVGGKVTGVELGMLLSFLSSRVLGQYETFAPATRELPAGANGGGRLLLVAPNIVHVERELDVEPHDFRLWVCLHEETHRTQFTGVPWLRDHLEGEIQSFLGETDVDPMTFLERIREAAQSLAGGRPEGEEDDGGRSLVELVQTPTQREILGRLTAVMSLLEGHADFVMDGVGPAVVPSVAEIREKFQQRRAKGASRLDLALRKLLGLDAKLKQYRDGERFVRAVVDQVGMDGFNRVWTSPNTLPTKGEIAKPADWVSRVHRKAES from the coding sequence ATGACGAGCATCGGTGGTGCCGCATCTGCTGGGATGGTCGACTGGAATCTCGCGGTGGCGACCGCGACCCGGCTGGTACGGCCGGGCCCCGAAGTGAGCCGTGACGAGGCCCGGGCCATCGTCTCGGAACTGCGCCGGCACGCGAAGGCCTCTGAGGAGCACGTCCGGGGCTTCACCCGGATGGGAACCGATGCCGCCCACGACACCCCCGTACTCGTCGTGGACCGCCCCGGCTGGGTGCGGGCGAACGTCGCCGGGTTCCGTGAGGTGCTCAGGCCGCTGCTGGACAAGATGCAGGAGCGGCGCGGGAGTTCACCGGGCGGGGCCGTGCTCGGCGCGGTCGGCGGCAAGGTGACCGGCGTCGAACTGGGGATGCTGCTGTCGTTTCTGTCGTCCCGGGTCCTCGGCCAGTACGAGACCTTCGCCCCGGCCACCCGCGAACTGCCGGCGGGCGCGAACGGCGGCGGCCGACTGCTCCTCGTCGCCCCGAACATCGTGCACGTGGAGCGCGAACTCGACGTAGAGCCCCACGACTTCAGGCTCTGGGTGTGTCTGCACGAGGAGACGCACCGCACCCAGTTCACGGGCGTGCCCTGGCTGCGTGACCACCTGGAGGGCGAAATCCAGTCGTTCTTGGGGGAGACCGACGTCGACCCCATGACGTTCCTGGAGCGCATCAGGGAGGCCGCGCAGTCCCTCGCGGGCGGTCGGCCGGAGGGCGAGGAGGACGACGGGGGGCGTTCCCTGGTGGAGCTGGTGCAGACGCCCACGCAGCGGGAGATCCTCGGCCGGCTCACCGCGGTCATGTCCCTCCTGGAGGGACACGCGGATTTCGTGATGGACGGCGTGGGTCCCGCGGTGGTGCCCTCCGTGGCCGAGATCCGGGAGAAATTCCAGCAGCGGCGGGCCAAGGGCGCCTCCCGCCTGGACCTCGCGCTGCGCAAGCTGCTCGGTCTGGACGCCAAACTCAAGCAGTACCGGGACGGTGAACGGTTCGTCCGGGCCGTCGTCGACCAGGTCGGCATGGACGGCTTCAACCGCGTGTGGACCTCCCCGAACACCCTTCCGACGAAGGGCGAGATCGCCAAACCGGCGGACTGGGTCTCGCGGGTGCACCGCAAGGCGGAATCGTGA
- the tilS gene encoding tRNA lysidine(34) synthetase TilS, whose product MGPHPAVAAIRLAVRRALHDILTAHTPPHSLVPAPATPGESSPLVLVACSGGADSMALASALAFEAPKLGLRAGGVTVDHGLQPGSDLRADEVVLRLTELGLAPVEAISVTVGREGGPEAAARDARYGALDGAAERHGATAVLLGHTRDDQAETVLLGLARGSGIRSLSGMAAVSGGPGAPGRYRRPFLQLDRQTARKACMVQSLPVWDDPHNADPAYTRSRLRHEGLPALEKALGKGVVEALARTAQLSRDDADALDTWARQAGASVRDAAGLLECAKLYALPPAVRRRILRSAAIEAGAPAGSLFARHIEEVDRLITGWRGQGAINLPGRVVAQRQGGRLVIRQG is encoded by the coding sequence ATGGGTCCCCATCCTGCGGTCGCGGCGATACGCCTGGCGGTTCGCCGCGCTCTCCACGACATCCTCACCGCCCACACCCCGCCCCACAGCCTCGTCCCCGCCCCCGCCACCCCCGGCGAGTCCTCCCCGCTCGTCCTCGTGGCGTGCTCCGGCGGCGCTGATTCCATGGCGCTCGCCTCCGCCCTCGCGTTCGAAGCGCCCAAACTCGGTCTGCGCGCCGGCGGCGTCACCGTCGACCACGGTCTGCAGCCCGGCTCCGACCTCCGCGCCGACGAGGTCGTCCTGCGCCTGACCGAACTCGGCCTCGCCCCGGTCGAGGCGATCTCCGTCACCGTCGGCCGCGAGGGCGGCCCCGAGGCCGCCGCGCGCGACGCCCGGTACGGCGCCCTGGACGGCGCCGCCGAGCGCCACGGCGCCACCGCGGTCCTCCTCGGCCACACCCGCGACGACCAGGCCGAGACCGTGCTGCTGGGCCTCGCCCGCGGCTCCGGCATCCGCTCCCTGTCCGGGATGGCGGCCGTCTCCGGAGGACCCGGGGCCCCCGGCCGCTACCGCCGGCCCTTCCTCCAGCTCGACCGGCAGACCGCCCGCAAGGCGTGCATGGTCCAGTCCCTCCCGGTCTGGGACGACCCGCACAACGCCGACCCGGCCTATACCCGGTCCCGGCTGCGTCACGAGGGCCTGCCCGCCCTGGAGAAGGCCCTGGGCAAGGGCGTCGTCGAGGCCCTGGCCCGCACGGCCCAGCTCTCCCGCGACGACGCCGACGCCCTCGATACCTGGGCCCGCCAGGCCGGGGCCTCCGTACGGGACGCGGCGGGCCTCCTGGAGTGCGCCAAGCTGTACGCCCTGCCGCCCGCTGTACGTCGCCGCATCCTGCGCAGCGCCGCCATCGAGGCGGGCGCTCCGGCCGGTTCGCTGTTCGCCCGCCACATCGAGGAAGTCGACCGGCTGATCACCGGCTGGCGCGGCCAGGGGGCCATCAATCTCCCCGGCCGGGTGGTCGCCCAGCGGCAGGGTGGCAGACTGGTGATTCGGCAAGGCTGA
- the hpt gene encoding hypoxanthine phosphoribosyltransferase codes for MRVDAKDMGADLKSVLITKEEIDAKLVELAAKIDAEYAGKDLLIVGVLKGAVMVMADLARALSTPVTMDWMAVSSYGAGTQSSGVVRILKDLDTDIKGKHVLIVEDIIDSGLTLSWLISNLGSREPESLKICTLLRKPEAAKVAIDVEWVGFDIPNEFVIGYGLDYAEKYRNLPFVGTLAPHVYGG; via the coding sequence ATGCGGGTGGACGCGAAAGACATGGGTGCCGACCTCAAGTCGGTGCTCATCACCAAGGAAGAGATCGACGCGAAGCTGGTTGAGCTGGCCGCGAAGATCGACGCGGAGTACGCGGGCAAGGACCTACTGATCGTCGGCGTCCTCAAGGGCGCGGTGATGGTCATGGCCGACCTGGCCCGGGCGCTGTCCACCCCCGTCACCATGGACTGGATGGCCGTGTCGTCGTACGGCGCGGGCACCCAGTCCTCCGGTGTGGTGCGGATCCTCAAGGACCTCGACACCGACATCAAGGGCAAGCACGTCCTCATCGTCGAGGACATCATCGACTCCGGGCTGACCCTGTCCTGGCTGATCTCCAACCTCGGCTCCCGGGAGCCCGAGTCGCTGAAGATCTGCACCCTGCTGCGCAAGCCGGAGGCCGCGAAGGTCGCCATCGACGTGGAGTGGGTCGGCTTCGACATCCCGAACGAGTTCGTGATCGGCTACGGCCTCGACTACGCGGAGAAGTACCGCAACCTCCCGTTCGTCGGTACGCTCGCGCCCCACGTCTACGGCGGCTGA
- the ftsH gene encoding ATP-dependent zinc metalloprotease FtsH, translated as MDVKRYFRGPVMWIVLAVLAVVVLMQVVGSSGGYKTVDTGQVVQAINDNKVEQAKITTGDEQVIKVQLKDGQKVEGSSKIQASYIGDQGVNLANTLQDKYQNKQIPDGYTVSPTKQNAFVGILLSLLPFVLIVVVFLFLMNQMQGGGSRVMNFGKSKAKLITKDTPKTTFADVAGADEAVEELHEIKEFLQEPAKFQAVGAKIPKGVLLYGPPGTGKTLLARAVAGEAGVPFYSISGSDFVEMFVGVGASRVRDLFEQAKANAPAIVFVDEIDAVGRHRGAGLGGGHDEREQTLNQLLVEMDGFDVKGGVILIAATNRPDILDPALLRPGRFDRQIAVDRPDMLGRLEILKVHQKGKPVAPDVDLSAVARRTPGFTGADLSNVLNEAALLTARSDKKLVDNASLDEAIDRVVAGPQKRTRIMSEKEKKITAYHEGGHALVAAASPNSDPVHKITILSRGRALGYTMVLPDEDKYSTTRNEMLDQLAYMLGGRAAEELVFHDPTTGAANDIEKATATARAMVTQYGMTERLGAIKFGGDNTEPFLGREMSHPRDYSEEVAALVDEEVKKLIENAHNEAWEILVENRDVLDALVLQLLEKETLSKEQIAEVFTPIIKRPARPAWTGSSRRTPSTRPPVLSPKELSLTNGTNGSAPAITAKAGATESVPATESAPEDRTES; from the coding sequence ATGGACGTGAAGCGATACTTCCGTGGGCCGGTCATGTGGATCGTGCTGGCCGTCCTTGCCGTGGTCGTGTTGATGCAGGTCGTCGGCTCGTCCGGCGGCTACAAGACGGTGGACACAGGCCAGGTCGTCCAGGCGATCAACGACAACAAGGTCGAGCAGGCCAAGATCACCACCGGTGACGAGCAGGTCATCAAGGTCCAGCTCAAGGACGGCCAAAAGGTCGAGGGCAGCTCGAAGATCCAGGCGAGCTACATCGGCGACCAGGGCGTCAACCTGGCGAACACTCTCCAGGACAAATACCAGAACAAGCAGATTCCGGACGGCTACACGGTCTCTCCGACCAAGCAGAACGCTTTCGTCGGCATTCTGTTGTCGCTGCTCCCCTTCGTTCTCATCGTCGTCGTGTTCCTGTTCCTGATGAACCAGATGCAGGGCGGCGGCTCCCGGGTCATGAACTTCGGGAAGTCCAAGGCCAAGCTCATCACCAAGGACACCCCGAAGACGACGTTCGCCGATGTGGCGGGCGCGGACGAGGCGGTCGAGGAGCTCCACGAGATCAAGGAGTTCCTGCAGGAGCCGGCCAAGTTCCAGGCCGTCGGCGCCAAGATCCCCAAGGGTGTGCTCCTCTACGGGCCTCCCGGTACGGGCAAGACGCTGCTCGCGCGTGCTGTCGCGGGTGAGGCGGGCGTTCCGTTCTACTCGATCTCGGGTTCCGACTTCGTCGAGATGTTCGTCGGTGTCGGTGCCTCCCGGGTCCGTGACCTCTTCGAGCAGGCCAAGGCGAACGCCCCGGCGATCGTCTTCGTCGACGAGATCGACGCGGTCGGCCGCCACCGCGGCGCCGGCCTCGGCGGCGGTCACGACGAGCGCGAGCAGACGCTCAACCAGTTGCTCGTCGAGATGGACGGCTTCGACGTCAAGGGCGGTGTGATTCTCATCGCTGCCACGAACCGTCCGGACATCCTCGACCCGGCGCTGCTGCGCCCCGGCCGATTCGACCGCCAGATCGCGGTCGACCGTCCGGACATGCTGGGCCGACTGGAGATCCTCAAGGTTCACCAGAAGGGCAAGCCGGTCGCACCGGACGTCGACCTGTCGGCGGTCGCCCGTCGCACGCCGGGCTTCACCGGCGCGGACCTGAGCAACGTCCTCAACGAGGCCGCGCTGCTCACCGCCCGCAGCGACAAGAAGCTGGTCGACAACGCGTCGCTCGACGAGGCCATCGACCGCGTCGTGGCGGGCCCGCAGAAGCGGACCCGGATCATGTCGGAGAAGGAAAAGAAGATCACCGCGTACCACGAGGGCGGCCACGCCCTGGTCGCGGCGGCCTCCCCGAACTCCGACCCGGTCCACAAGATCACGATCCTGTCCCGCGGCCGGGCCCTCGGTTACACGATGGTGCTCCCGGACGAGGACAAGTACTCCACCACTCGCAACGAGATGCTCGACCAGCTGGCCTACATGCTGGGTGGCCGGGCGGCGGAGGAACTGGTCTTCCACGACCCGACGACGGGTGCCGCGAACGACATCGAGAAGGCCACGGCAACGGCCCGCGCGATGGTCACGCAGTACGGGATGACCGAGCGCCTCGGCGCGATCAAGTTCGGCGGCGACAACACCGAGCCCTTCCTGGGCCGGGAGATGTCGCACCCGCGCGACTACTCGGAAGAGGTCGCCGCGCTCGTCGACGAAGAGGTCAAGAAGCTCATCGAGAACGCGCACAACGAGGCCTGGGAGATCCTGGTCGAGAACCGCGACGTCCTCGACGCGCTGGTGCTCCAGCTGCTGGAGAAGGAGACGCTGAGCAAGGAGCAGATCGCCGAGGTCTTCACTCCCATCATCAAGCGCCCGGCCCGCCCCGCGTGGACCGGCTCCTCCCGGCGTACGCCGTCCACCCGCCCGCCGGTGCTCTCCCCCAAGGAGCTGTCGCTGACGAACGGGACCAACGGCTCGGCGCCGGCGATCACCGCCAAGGCCGGAGCCACCGAATCCGTCCCCGCGACGGAGTCGGCACCGGAGGACCGCACCGAGAGCTGA
- the folE gene encoding GTP cyclohydrolase I FolE, with product MTDPVTLDGEGTIGEFDEKRAENAVRELLIAVGEDPDREGLRETPGRVARAYREIFAGLWQKPEDVLTTTFDLGHDEMVLVKDIEVLSSCEHHLVPFVGVAHVGYIPSVDGKITGLSKLARLVDVYARRPQVQERLTTQIADSLMKILEPRGVIVVIQCEHMCMSMRGVRKPGAKTITSAVRGQLRDPATRNEAMSLIMAR from the coding sequence ATGACCGACCCCGTGACGCTGGACGGCGAGGGCACGATCGGCGAGTTCGACGAGAAGCGGGCGGAGAACGCCGTACGCGAACTACTGATCGCGGTCGGCGAGGACCCGGACCGAGAGGGCCTGAGGGAGACGCCGGGGCGGGTGGCGCGGGCGTACCGGGAGATATTCGCGGGGCTGTGGCAGAAGCCCGAGGACGTGCTGACGACGACGTTCGACCTGGGGCACGACGAGATGGTGCTGGTGAAGGACATCGAGGTCCTGAGTTCCTGTGAGCACCATCTGGTGCCGTTCGTCGGGGTCGCCCACGTCGGTTACATCCCGTCTGTCGACGGCAAGATCACGGGGCTGTCGAAGCTGGCCCGGCTGGTGGATGTCTACGCCCGTCGGCCGCAGGTGCAGGAACGACTCACTACGCAGATCGCCGACTCCCTGATGAAGATCCTTGAGCCGCGCGGCGTGATCGTCGTCATCCAGTGCGAGCACATGTGCATGTCGATGCGGGGCGTCCGGAAGCCGGGTGCGAAGACCATCACGTCGGCGGTGCGAGGTCAGTTGCGGGATCCGGCCACTCGTAACGAGGCGATGAGTCTGATCATGGCCCGCTGA
- a CDS encoding DUF3180 domain-containing protein has product MRELRIKMLAGVFVVAGVLSWAGARLWNAVGTLPSVPLAAPVVLALIAVVLLATALSLRARLKAQRDRRPGAKGVDPLMAARAVVFGQASALVAALVAGMYGGTGAFLLESLDIPARRDQAIYAGFSVVAGIAVIAAAFFLERVCKLPEDDDNNAGTAPAA; this is encoded by the coding sequence GTGAGAGAGCTGCGCATCAAGATGCTGGCCGGCGTGTTCGTCGTCGCCGGAGTGCTCTCCTGGGCGGGCGCCCGGCTGTGGAACGCGGTGGGGACGCTCCCCAGCGTCCCGCTGGCCGCCCCCGTCGTCCTCGCCCTGATCGCCGTGGTCCTGTTGGCCACGGCCCTCTCCCTCCGCGCCCGGCTCAAGGCCCAGCGCGACCGCCGCCCCGGCGCCAAGGGCGTCGACCCCCTGATGGCCGCCCGCGCGGTCGTCTTCGGCCAGGCCAGCGCCCTGGTCGCCGCCCTGGTCGCCGGAATGTACGGCGGCACGGGCGCCTTCCTCCTGGAGTCCCTGGACATCCCGGCCCGCCGCGATCAGGCCATCTACGCCGGCTTCTCGGTCGTGGCGGGCATCGCCGTCATAGCGGCGGCCTTCTTCCTGGAACGGGTCTGCAAACTCCCGGAGGACGACGACAACAACGCGGGCACGGCCCCGGCGGCATAG
- the folK gene encoding 2-amino-4-hydroxy-6-hydroxymethyldihydropteridine diphosphokinase, giving the protein MTASFTESHSDPTVQPVPASVVQQVDAADTTLHNPKRAVISLGSNLGNRLETLQGAIDALEDTPGVRIKAVSPVYETEPWGVPAGSQPSYFNAVVVLKTTLPPSSLLERAHAVEEAFHRVREERWGPRTIDVDIVAYADEVSDDPTLTLPHPRAHERAFVLAPWHDVDPEAQLPGRGPVAAILEGVALEGVAARADLELQLPE; this is encoded by the coding sequence ATGACCGCCTCGTTCACCGAGAGTCACAGCGACCCGACCGTCCAACCGGTGCCCGCCTCGGTCGTGCAGCAGGTGGACGCCGCCGACACCACCCTGCACAACCCGAAGCGCGCCGTCATCTCCCTCGGCTCGAACCTCGGCAACCGCCTGGAGACCCTCCAGGGGGCCATCGACGCCCTGGAGGACACCCCGGGTGTCCGCATCAAGGCAGTCTCCCCGGTGTACGAGACGGAGCCGTGGGGCGTTCCGGCGGGCAGCCAGCCGTCGTACTTCAACGCGGTGGTCGTCCTGAAGACCACGCTCCCCCCGTCCTCGCTCCTGGAACGCGCCCACGCGGTCGAGGAGGCCTTCCACCGCGTCCGGGAGGAACGCTGGGGCCCGCGCACGATCGACGTCGACATCGTCGCGTACGCCGACGAGGTCTCCGACGACCCGACCCTCACTCTCCCCCACCCCCGCGCCCACGAGCGGGCCTTCGTCCTCGCCCCCTGGCACGACGTGGACCCCGAGGCCCAGCTGCCCGGTCGCGGCCCGGTGGCGGCGATCCTGGAGGGCGTCGCCCTGGAAGGTGTCGCTGCCCGCGCAGACCTGGAACTCCAGCTGCCGGAATAG
- the folB gene encoding dihydroneopterin aldolase, protein MDRVALRGLRARGHHGVFPQEREEGQTFVVDLSLGLDTRPAAADDDLAKTVHYGIVAEEVVAVVEGEPVDLIETLAERIAQVCLKHQGVQEVEVCVHKPDAPITVPFDDVTITITRSRV, encoded by the coding sequence GTGGATCGTGTCGCGCTGCGCGGCCTGAGGGCCCGTGGACACCACGGTGTGTTCCCGCAGGAGCGGGAAGAGGGCCAGACCTTCGTCGTGGACCTCTCACTCGGCCTGGACACCCGCCCGGCCGCGGCCGACGACGACCTGGCGAAGACCGTGCACTACGGCATCGTGGCGGAGGAGGTCGTGGCCGTCGTCGAGGGCGAGCCCGTCGACCTCATCGAGACGCTCGCCGAGCGCATCGCGCAGGTCTGTCTGAAGCACCAGGGGGTCCAGGAGGTCGAGGTGTGCGTCCACAAACCGGACGCACCGATCACGGTCCCCTTCGACGACGTGACCATCACCATCACCCGGAGCCGAGTATGA
- a CDS encoding nuclear transport factor 2 family protein: MSAPHTDVEQVELANTAFYEALEQGDFDELSSLWLTPADLGVDEEYHDPAETGVVSCVHPGWPVLTGRGEVLRSYALIMANTEYIQFFLTDVHVSVTGDTALVTCTENILSGGPAPEDSDELGPLVGQLVVATNLFRRTPVGWKLWSHHASPVLAENDEDDTEADDTPS, translated from the coding sequence CGCCTTCTACGAGGCGCTGGAACAGGGCGACTTCGACGAGTTGTCCTCGCTCTGGCTCACCCCCGCCGACCTGGGCGTGGACGAGGAGTACCACGACCCGGCGGAGACCGGTGTGGTCTCCTGCGTGCACCCGGGCTGGCCGGTACTGACCGGACGCGGCGAGGTGCTCCGCTCCTACGCGTTGATCATGGCCAACACTGAGTACATCCAGTTCTTCCTGACCGACGTGCATGTCTCCGTCACCGGCGACACCGCCCTGGTGACCTGCACCGAGAACATCCTCAGCGGCGGGCCGGCACCCGAGGACAGCGACGAGCTGGGGCCGCTGGTCGGCCAGCTGGTCGTCGCCACCAATCTGTTCCGCCGCACCCCCGTCGGCTGGAAACTCTGGTCGCACCACGCCTCCCCGGTCCTCGCCGAGAACGACGAAGACGACACCGAGGCCGACGACACACCCTCCTGA